The following is a genomic window from Pseudochaenichthys georgianus chromosome 9, fPseGeo1.2, whole genome shotgun sequence.
GAATTTTAATTCATTCAAAAAAACATTCTTCTTTCTGTATATAGCTCTTAAGAAGGTTTAGCCTATTTAAATTAATTTGCAGGACAATCTCACTGTTCTGAGTTTGTATCTACATGGTGCATTACACTTAatataagttgctttggataaaagcatcagctaaatgtaatgtaatgtaatccgtCCAATCCATCATTGTTACACATCTCAGCCTTAATACAACATTCTTGTTTAGCATCAAAACTATATTGAGGGAATCATTTAGGGACCATATTCTCTGAATCTCTGAAAAGAAAATTGATTTAAAAATGAGACGAGGTACAGAGAAGCTTTTCCTTCTGGAACAGCAGAAAGCACAACATGCAGCATCTTTTACAAATAACAAGTCGATTCAGCTGATGAGTGCAGAGCTGTCATGAGATCCTATCGACCCAGCAGAACAACTGAGTGAATCATTGAGGCTCCAACCGTCGTGACAGTGACCAATTACCTGCCTCGTCGTGGGCAGATGAAGCTGCACATATTGATACAGGAAGACATTTGGAAGACCAAAATACACCACAACTAGAAAGACAAGGTGAGACGTATTTTCCTGCTGTCCTAACCGCTTAGAGCTTTTGGTTTTGAGATTCAGCGGGGGGGAAAGCGTGGTCACAGTTTATCCTCCTCTCTACTTGTGCCTAAGCTGCATGCCAGTGCTCCAGTAACCAGGGAGATGCTCAGTCAGTTCATATCAGCTCAGAGCACCTGCCACACACTAACATGAGGACCAGAACAAAGTCAACAGCATGGAATAAACAacaacagagagagggagatcagACTGACACAGTGAGCAGGGGAGGACAGGAATAAAGGAGGAATTTAAACCCTTTCATTTAAATAACAATCCATTCAATTATTGTGTGAAAAAATGAATGCTCGTCTTTTCTCTCATGCGGATTGATAGGACACAATAGCGATTTAGGCTACTGCACAcagttttataaaatatattggtttaaatgaaaaaaaatacGTGAAGCAAAGATTGCCACGTATAGTTATTCAATGGAAAAACATGGCCATACCATTTATGGATTATCTGAGGAATCAGCAGCGACACTAGTTCATCACCAAAGATGACCCAAAAATGAAAAACCAGCGAGGTTTGCACTGATGCCAAATCCCTAAACAAAAAAACAGCCCCATACAGTAGATTGGGAACATTGCTGTTTGCTCGCAGACATGTCTGACCCGGAGAAGAGCACAAAAACGCAGCAGCTCGCCCCAGATCCATCAGTCCGCGATGGTAGAAGTGAAACACGTGAGAAAGTACCACAAAATGTCTTAATCTTTAATGAGAGGTCACCTAATCCTGCAGGTGCACGGTCAAAACATGGCATGTTTTAACCCATTTTGATTCGCCGTGTGGTTTAAATGACGTCCTGTACGTTGGGGACATATTTTTCGTCAGCAGGGAGAGAGGGTTTATCCGCTTGGGGACGGAAAAACAATAGAGCATTCTCACAATTATGCACATGACCTTGACGAGACGGAGGCCATGACTTTCACTGAGCTGCCTCTGTACTCCACATGTGCCCAGAAACACGCCCGTCTCTCAGTCCACCAATAACCTGGAGCCTGGCTGGGCATAATGTATTGCTATGGTCCATGTATGGCATTTAGTGCTGGGagtgtggagcagggtttcagGGCACATGTGGGAGTGGGTGGGTGCAAAACGAGCAGAGGgactggagagagagagggacggaGCGAGACAGCCCATTCGGTGACAACACTGTCTCTTTGCAGAATGTCTCTAAATTGATCCTCTCACACTTCCCTCTGGCACTGTCTATTTTTCCAAGCTTTAATCCcattctctctccttctcttatcGTCCCATTTCTTTAATCCTTTCTCTCCCCTCATCTGTATTGTGTCCTTCAGCCAACCACCTCACAGTCACTATCAATGACATCAACATGCCACAGTCCCAGCGGCCACTGCCATAACAACCGGACATTGATCATAATCTGTGGTAATGTGTTTGGGAACATATGAAGAAAGCGGAAGAAACTGCAGAATGAGGACATATTTAAACCATGCTTGAGAATAGAAAGCTGGGAACGGATGATACACTATGTAGGACTTAGAGGTGGTgataatttaaaaaagaaatacaaaaactaaaATTGAAGCACATGCAGAGACACTTCTTCTCTTGGCACAGTGCAGTATTTCTTTCACAAAAAAAAGATAATTTATTTCAAACCAGAGCCAAATACTGCCCTTTTGGGAGCAGTGACGACAGACCACCACTTCCTATTCCATTCACGTTCACTGAGGAGAGACTGGAAGGATTTCATAACAACaaatgtgtcatggtgtttacaTGCAGCCTCCTGAGGGCGTGAGAGCTGAGAGAGACAGGAAGGATGCAGTGTAACCCAAACACCATGCAGCAGCCAGCTGTGTTGGCTCCTCTGACGGGATCATTAGACAACACAGACATCTCTCGATGACCGAGTCTGTGTCATGGTCAGAGGCCAAGTCTTCTATATTCTCACAGTGACATCTTTTATCTTAACTGCTTCACTCTGTATGGCTGCATTATGTTGACCCAGTGACTCCATAATGATTTTTTCATCAATATGATTTTTTTCTTGGATGTTTAATGTTAAAATGACAGCCAAACGGCGTGTTTGTGTGCAGGGCCTCCAGGGCCATATGCCCCTGTGACAGGGATACTAATGGTGACCCGACAAAGATGACACGGGCAGCTGCTGCCACAGCTGTAAATGGCTGCTCCAGGTCCTAGTGCCACTGAGTATCACTCCCCTGTTTCCAGGGGGCCTCATCTTTCTGATCAGGTCACAGCCAAGGCTGTAGGATGTCAAAATGATTCTGCATACAGTCTAACACTGAAGAAATGTCCTGACAACATAGAATATAATGTCTGCACTGCAAAATCATGATGGGGTTATAAATTCAGATTCAGTCTATTAGCAATTATAGAAAGCAGCCAAATAGAAACATTTAAGGTTTCATTCTGCTTAAATGCTCTCTGCAGAAAAAAGCAGTCACTTGTATTATCAGAGGCAAAAGCAGAATCTGGTTCACCAAATAATGAACATGCATTGCATTGTCAAGTAATTGGAATAAAGATTTTCATTCAGTACAACATAATCCGCCTGTGAACGAATCTGGCCATGTAACATAATGCAACGCCAACAAATCATAAGGGACAAAATTCCATTGCATGTGTAAAAAAAATATACAATCTTAAAAGGtaccatgtcatggccatttctactgatcataattccattgttgaggtctactaaaatacatttatattgtgcaattttacaAAAtctcattggtttctcaaacagcatctctgtatagtatgtgtattcactccccgtcctaaacggcttgttggagctgaTGTATTTTCATGgagcccaaaatccctggcggcgcccctgcctgtgagcccagtgtgctctgattggtcgggacgttgagaggctcgctgctcagtgagctggcttactggtgtggtttccgggtcggcgatacagagAGACagcgcgaaactcatcctgagcacacacaaacactcacagccgaagtaaaaacaataagtgtggcttgatattgagtaagaaaaaggttgataaacgctgtgagaaagggtctgcggagagcatttctccgcgatcccaactcgtctattaccagccagttagttgaaaatgtacgctaaagGTCCCCACCCCTCCTAGTGTGAGGAGCTCCGCGAATTGGTCCATTCGTCATGCGGTTCCCggaagaaacaaatggaaaaagagaaatctccaacgaggcgttctgggacatagacaggtcttttctgtgttagagttttactcgctacagggtgtactttgagggtttgtgactctgcagaccgtctccatgcataacaaccttcataacacacaaggggacgggtaataaacagaaaagcatgacatgggacctttaagagaaGTAGAAGTCATCGCCCAGATGTTCATTCCTACCCAATTTTTTAAAGTCCAATTAAGAAACACGTGCAATAAGTTGCAGCAGCAGCTTCATAGTACATTAGCTGCTGCACCAGGAACTACTGAGAAAACCTGTTAGGTGTGTGATAATCAGTGCATTTAAGCATGTCTTTTTTGGCTTTTTGCCTTTGTTGGATGCTGGTACAGTTAGATAGACAGGAAATGGGAAAAGATAAGGGTCAACATGCAGCATAGGGGGACAGGTCAGATGTGTACCCAGGTCGCTGTAGTAAGTCTTAGGACATGGGCGCCCGCTTTCCAGGTAGAATACCTTCATCGTAGCATTTGGAATAAAATATAATGCAGTGTTTTGGAATCCAATGTAGCTACAAAGTATTATGCTTGGATCCTCCCTCAGTGCATctatcacattacattacattattgcaTGTCTGCATTCTGAATAGCAGCACTGACATGTGCAGTACTGTAATGGTAACATGAGTTAGTTATCTGACCTAACGTAAATATGTCAATAAACTTGAAATTGAAGACGTGGATGTCATTCGAGTACACTCAATTATGTAAACAAGAGAACACAGGTTCTACATTGCACACACATATGACAGTGGACACTATAATCTGTGGTTGATGGAAATATGTAGAAACTCAAACAGAAATAACTGATGAATGGCTGAAAGAGGACAGCAGATACAGTAACTGGCCTAATTACATTCCTGCTGCAAGGACCATTTTTGACTAAAACAAGAGGATGAAGGTCATTTCATTGTGTTGTGTAATAGGGTTATCACATATCAAACTCATGTGTGCACGTGCATGCGTTCTTACATATATATGTAAGAGGAGAaaggaaaacaaataaacaGTGCCAGAGTGTACACTTACATTTGACTGCCTGAAGTGATTCACCAGCATTATATATAGCATTGGTGATCATTATTATATCTTTTTATTGATTATCATAGATTGAGGTTACACAAATATGCTGTAACGTGTATTAATGAACACAGTTTCTCGTGTTGACACTTTCACAGTATGAAAATTATCTTTCATGGATTAattctttatttttaacagGTGATGTCAGCATTGGGGGAAAAACGTAAAAAATAATATTCCCTATATTGTTGATTGGTGTTGATATTGTTCTGCTGTCCCCACCACTGGTGATTAATGTTATATTCTAGGTGCTTCAGGTATAGGTTTCAAGACTAAACACAAAGCATGCTTCCAGCTGATTAATAATCACCTTTACCTGTTTGCTTCTTCTGGGTTGAGGAACAGCGGGTGGATCTGGAGTAAACCGTGTCTGCAGGTGTAGCGGTCGGTTAGTCTCGGTATAGCCTCGGTGAAGGATGTTGAAGAAACCACAAGAGGAAGAAGTGAACCGTTAACCTAAAAATCACACTGGACTTCCCTTTCCAGTTGCCTGCTGCCAGATGAAACCATCGGCATCCCAGCagcccttccttccttccttccttccttcctcagcggggggggggggggcagaagcAATGCTGGCGACAGATCTGCCAGGCAGGCTACATCTCAGACACACAAATGTCTCCTCCTGCGTTTTAAAGAGACAGCTGCAGGAACACTAGCACGCGTGTGTGTCCTGTACCTTCCCCGTGCCCTTCAAATCAAACAAGACGTCCGAGGCGGCACGAGAGAAGGAGCGCGCGCTTCCGTAGCGAGGTTCGGCTGATGATTACAGGAGATCCGCTCAGAAGCTCACAGAACTACAGCGGATAGACATATCAAGCGGATAGACATATCAAGCAATTACACAAACATGGCTTCCGTTTATGAGCTTGGTGGACAAAAACCTTTTGCAACACACTCGTGCACCAATTTAACACTAGTTTCGAAAACAACAACCGACTATTAGTCCATGTTATTGTACAAATTGCCTTTAAGTATTTAAGTGTGGATTTGAATTGCCGTTCTATGTAGTTAATTCTATGATAAAGCGAGACTGCCCTCTAGTGATGGGTATCAAGAAGCGTTCTGTAGCTTTAATTAGATAAAAGCTCCTATCTCTTAATTGGCATTTGTGGTAAGAAGAAAAAACAACTGAGTATGTTTGTTTGGTGGGTATAATATTTGATTAAGACGCCATTAGATTTGATCAGTTTGAAAAAAGAGCAAGAGCACCATGTTGGGTCAAGGGCCAAGGTTTAACCTGATATACGCAGAAATTACTTACTTGTCAGGGGAGAACTAAGCAAACTGATGTTGGATCTTTACTAAGCCCCCTAAGCATTAAATTAGGACTAAACTGGATTTAAACcacttatttgttttatttgtctACTTCCTGCCTCAGTTGTCCGGTCTATTTAGGCATCTTGTTTGAGCTATAGCAAGTTTTACCTTTATCCTCCTACAACTGAAACAAAGTTTCTGCTCCTATAAGCCAAAGTGTGTTGGGAAAAGCTAAGCATTAGAAAATGTGGTAAAGATGACATGCACTTCTTCAAGACAACATGTTAGTTAACATAAATACTGTATTGTATTTGTGCTTGGGACCATATAATAAAGATGTATAACTTATCAGGCTTTCTCATTTCACATCTCCATTATGTCTCATATTCGTATTTCATTTTCTTGTAAAGATACTAAAAGTAACATTAGCTGTAACCTGTTtacgttttagtttttttataatACTGCTATATATGCCATTTCTACTGAACTCAACAATACTTTAACAAAAAGTAATTTATGTGCACCCAGGAAGTTGTTGGAAATGTTCATAAATTAATAACATAATACATAACATGCTGTAGTCATGTTGTCAAATTACTTTAAAAGTAAGTAAAATACTTTACCTTATACGTTTGCAACTAATCACATCCGTTCGCATctaatagtttaaaaaaaaagaatattccACGTCAAGACGGCTAAAATGCAGCACTGATTAACATTTGGACAATCTCAATAATGCTGAATATGATCATAAACCTTAACTTAGCAACCTGGACAAGAATTGCCTCATGTCTAGAAACATATAATTATTTCACAAATGTACTGTTCAGGACTCAAATGTGTGAAATAGATCTGCTTCCACATACAAGTGGTAAATAACTAAAATGGCAAATATCACATTTCTTGACatgtatttgaataattaaatattaCTAAATGTAGGAACTCATCCACTTTGTAGGCCTGGCCTATAGAGTTTCTCATGAGTTTCTCAATCCTCAATCCCCTCCAGATTATTTACCATGTTCATGGTCACCTGTAGGAGTGTAATTATGCAGTGATATTTGTAAAGGCTAATATCGTACAATCATATGCAATAAAATAGACCACCTGCCATCTTCTGCCTAACATATACATAGGCGGTTCTACGGGGGGCAACACTGAGTTTGACCCACCCTGTGGCCTACTTCAAAAaagtatattaaaaaaaaaagattagctGCGGTGCATCTAGTTTTAATCACTTTGTATActagggtagcttgtgaatttactccaggtgtgactaaagtcttatttaggTGTTGATTATATCGATAATCCAAATTTGCAAAGTAACTTaaactgtaaaataaatgtagtggagtaaaagtatacgagtcacctctgaattgtaatggagtagaagtacaaagtaacaaaaaattgaaatactcaagtaaagtaggcTAAAGTATCTCGAAATTGTACATAAGTACTGTACAGGACTTGATTAAATCTTCTTAGTTACTTTTCACCACTGGTTTTACAGTGTTTTGTTTTCCATTAACATGTGGAGGATTAACCATACTTTACTCAACTTTATGGGATTCACTTTATCTTGATGACACAATGCACAAAATATCTGTTTTCTTTTTGACTAGTGCCGAATTTTATTCCATATTTTTATTCCATTCCATTTCTatgtaaatactgttatatttcactatattttttattatttttaatattttgttatgttattatagttttcttaaaatagttttctatctgtgttttttttatttgagttttaCTTATGTATgcatgcaccatgacatcaagtcaaattcctcgtacgtgtcaaccgTGTCAACCTActtggtaataaacctgtttctgattcggaTGGAGATCTCGTAGAAAACAGATGCGCacacctcctccctcctctctcttcctgggaggggggggggagttatTTGACGTGGCAGGAGGACGTGACAATAGCTGCACATCTCTCCTCTCAGCGGGGTTCAGGTTGCTCACCTTCGGTTCTCTGCAGGTGCTGGTCCCGGTGCTCGGTGGTCAGAACCGGAACTATGTGGCTGGTGGTGCTGGCCGGGCTGCTCCACTGCGCCTCGGCCCATGATGTGGACCTGAAGAAACTGGAAGGGCTGGCGAAAGCGAGGGTGGAGGTATAGTAACGGAAGCGTTTATGTTGCATACGTGACTGCAGGCTGGTTGTGTTTACGATGACGGTGTACTTTCCTTGTAGGTGTACGGTGGTCTTTTTCTAAAGAGTCCAGTTTGGTGAAATGTATGAATTTATTCCTTGAATTTCGGTGCGCATGCGTGAGAGGTCCTTCCAGGAGATGAGATGAGCTTTAGTAAACTGGATGGATCTTCTCCAGGCGTTTATAGCAGTGGTGTTAAAGGtgaggtaggtaagtttcagaaaccgggtcgagatacactttttgttatatttcatggaatgctaagccgtaatactgtaaaaagtacaatggcctacctgcctgtcagcctaccatcggggcacacatttatctcgtgccctcattggtcatgtgcgcgttcgtgtgtgttggaggaggggctctataaggaagtggcagtccgcaactccggttgtgtattttcaaattctagcgatctcgagccggtttctcaaacttacctaccccacctaactaagtacatttactcaaatacagTAGCCTACTTATTTATAATTTTGAGTTAGCCTATTTGTACTCTACCTGGGTATTCTCAGttgatgctactttgtacttgtaccactacaattcagaggtagatcgtgtactttaactttaactattaCCTTTAGTTACTATACAGATTTGGTTTAAtgttgtgaaatataatcaacactaatcagactttagtcgcacctggagtaaattcacaagctaccctgcagcatacaaaggaattcaaactagctgcacctttaccagccttgataaacacattaatgcatcaataattataatcaaatcatgttatatgattctgaaatgggccaatctgcagTATCTGgccaacagagtattcctacacgctggtacttgtacttctactcaagtacttaacatctgagtacttcctccACTGGTTTACAGTATGGTACCGATTTAAGTACAACAGCTTCTCAGACAATTGTGTAATAACGGTACTGTTGGTAAAGGTGACTTAGTTGTAATTTAGCTGCAAAGGGACTGGGTGTGTTACTAAAAGTCTGGTTCTGAACAAAAGTGTCTGTAACTCAACCTTGAGAAACCAGGCATTTCTCCCTCAGGGTGTCACCAAATCACCAGCCTGCCAGCACCACAGAACAAAAGTGAGTTATCTTGCTATTGTTGTGTTAGTCACACTCGGTTCTTAACCTCTGTGGCTCGGATTTCTGCTCAAATGGGTTAGGAAGGATCCTTTCCAAgaagcctctctctctcttaaggCGCAACCATGGACTGTATATATGGGTGCAACGCTACAGTGGTACCAGAACATCAGAGAGACTTAACTGAAGTTGTTTTGGACAGATGTTATTAAAAGTATGCTTCATACATATAATAGTTATCCAATTCCTTATTCTGATGTCCCATTTCCTGTTTCAGATGTGTTTAGTTTTGAAGCATCATTTTAAAGAATATGGTGTTGCCCTGCttctttttcttaaaaaaactcTTTAATTAAATTCAGTTAAATAGATATATGTACTTGATTGATCACATTCTTGAATTCAATAATGATAATACTTTCCTATTTAATAAAGACAAAGTTatagtaataataaaaataagaaGTCAAAGAAGAAAACAAGAATACTACTACTTTTAAAACTGAACCTACAAAATGGCAATAGACCTCTAACCCAGGTGATTCCTGAGTCTGAGAGCTGCTAATAACCATAGTGATCTTTTGTTGTGTCTCTTGGCAGTCGTGTGGTGGATGACAGCTGAACAGGCTCAGAGAGGTAAGGTTGCCCTTTTCCCTCTAATCCACAGAAACAAAGTGGacaacacacacagtcagacgCAGACTGAAGCCTAATCCCTGCCTCAAAGTGTTGGCTCACTGAGAAACATTTCACGTTTAGAGTTTCCCATAATCCTCCACAGATCTGCTACTGAAACCATCCCCGCGTGAAAAACATTAATCCCCTCCTCTGTCCGCAGGTCAAAGCCTTCGTGGTCCAGGACATTCCTCTTTAGTATCCTTTCACTCAAGCACACTGctgtttttttaaacatgtcCTTTTACAGGTTGTAAAAAGTACCGTTTTTTCTCTTTGTGCCAATCCTTGACCGTCAATACCTCAGCCATAATCTGGTGATGAAGCACATTCCTGGGGCCGACCCTGAGCTCGTCCTCCTGAACCACTACTTCGAAGAGCTGGATGTAAGTGTTTGTTTTGAAGCCATTTACATTGTGCTCGTTTTAAAATAGATCAAAACCCCTACAGTATATCTAGACCTTGAGAATGCTTACATCTGTTATACAAAATAATGTGCCCATTTTGGGAGAATATTTGAGTTGATTTCAATCCATTCATTCTCAGAGTCCAGAGGTTAGATCAGTAAAAGTGAGGGGAATGGCGTCTTTCTAAACCTGTGACTACTATCAATTTGAAAATCCCATCCAATGTGTTGCAATATTAACCAGAATGAACAATAAGCacgtcatatatatatatttaagtattttATGTcaataatatatacatatataataatgtGCAAAAACCTCTTAAATCTCACTTTCTGTCGTTGTTCTTTTTGTAAGCTTTTGTATACTCATGGTTACAGACTCACTCATGTCCCCCTCCCTACACTTGGATTTTGAGTGTAATTAACAAAACATTTGACAAGACAAACAGTACACAAAGTTAAAGATGAATTCaactatttattattattattgtagtcTTTAGAATTGTTatagatatcattattttgctTTTGGGATTTATGGGCCTGATACATCTGATATTGTGACGGCCCTATCCTACACACAAGGACTTCAAGCATAATTATGAAACTgcattttaaaatataaattGCCTAATTCCATTTTCTAAGTGAAATAAAGACTGTTGAAATATATAGCTGCATTAAAACATTTGGCCAGATCTGATCACAGAGGTGGTACACTTCCTAGCAAACAGttccatcaacacttctctcaGACACAGAGCAACATTAGCATGAAAGTGAAGTTGTGTTTTGTCCAATAACAGTTTTTCAGATCTAACGGAAAATGGAAAAGTACATTTAAACTTGAATATAACCCTGTGTGTCCTGCACAGCGGATCGCCCTGTCTGACATGAGCCGCTCGGAGATCAACCAGCTGCTGGAGGAGCTGGGTTTCTACAAGAAAACTGCAGCTGAGGACGAGGTGCCAGAGGAGTTCCGCTTCTCCCCCGCCAAGGACAGCCCGTTTAAAGATGAGCCGCCGTACGaatcctccccctcctcccccaccaCAGAGAACACCTCCTCAGAGCCCAACGTAGAAGACAAGCATACTGACCTATAACTGAAGTAGTAATCTCACATTTCCACCAAGCCCCAAAGCTGCTCCACGACCAGCTGGTTGATGCAGTTGATGACAGAAATGCACATCAAAATAAGACCAGAAGACCATGGAACAGCTTTTGGGCTTGGAAACAATCTTAGCATCAGCAACAGGCCTTTAAAAAGTCTGAATTTTGCACATTGACGTTTGTTATTTTTACAGCGATAACATCCAACCAGGCTGCTTTGTGAATGCTTTTCTACTCTCCACACCAAGACTGGAAATGTGTATGTTTTACTTTTGTTTTTTGGTCCATTATATGCGAGCTTTCTTCAGGATCCTTGCCTCTCTTGAGTTCCCCTTGTGTGTCTGACAGCTTCCTACCTACTGTGAAACTGAATGAAGCCTCAGGCTGAAACCTGTCGTCTGGCCTGAGGCTGATGCTGCATGTTCTGGTGGTCGGACTGAAGCACACAAGAGGATCAAGTGAAAGCACtgtaaaagaaaataataaaatatttgaaaaaataatcTCATGTTTTTGCTATGTTGTAGTATTAGGTTTTCTTGTCTGCTTCAAAGATTAGATTTGACGGAGGGCAGGCTGTTAATTGCCAATAGGTAGATTGTGGTGTGGAAAAGGCTAACGAGCAATAATAGCAAACAAATACATTCATTTCAAATTGGTTTAATTTCAATTCACATTTGACTGTGGTGCAAAGAAACATGAAATTATAATGTGTTAAGCTCTTATTTACAGCACTCACTGCTCCGTGGAAGGTATTCTGTTTTCATTCGGCAGCGGTGGAATCATCTCAAATAATTTCTCCAAACAACAAAATAACCTTTAAGAAATATGTTTCATCGAGCTCGTTAAGCTCTGAGACAATCAACATTTCTTATTAAAGGAATCTTAATTTTTACAAGCGTAATACAAATCTTTCACCCTTCAAAAATTCATTTTTATGTTGTAAAATATACAGTTGGCAGTTATGTTCAGTCATGATGACTCACGTTGAAACAGAAAGCCGGCTTTCATCAGGCCCTTTAAC
Proteins encoded in this region:
- the selenom gene encoding selenoprotein M translates to MWLVVLAGLLHCASAHDVDLKKLEGLAKARVESCGGUQLNRLREVKAFVVQDIPLYHNLVMKHIPGADPELVLLNHYFEELDRIALSDMSRSEINQLLEELGFYKKTAAEDEVPEEFRFSPAKDSPFKDEPPYESSPSSPTTENTSSEPNVEDKHTDL